A part of Desulfurococcaceae archaeon genomic DNA contains:
- a CDS encoding XRE family transcriptional regulator: MKSVFELIAKHVEPSIKRSLVESLTRRGLSRSSIARCLGISVPLVTRYVKKERGLHDFTSIKDVALRIEELANKVVDSGICGNDLYYEIVKLTVYVLARKYACGVHYSLDKSINPAKCGICPGLFENLVKA; the protein is encoded by the coding sequence TTGAAAAGCGTTTTTGAACTCATTGCAAAACACGTTGAACCCTCTATAAAGAGAAGCCTCGTTGAGTCTTTAACCAGGCGCGGGCTGTCGAGGTCAAGTATTGCGAGGTGTTTAGGTATATCCGTTCCGCTCGTTACCAGGTACGTTAAGAAAGAAAGGGGATTGCATGATTTTACCAGTATCAAGGATGTTGCTTTAAGAATCGAAGAACTAGCTAACAAAGTAGTGGACAGCGGGATCTGCGGTAATGATCTTTACTACGAAATAGTAAAGCTCACTGTATACGTACTGGCTAGAAAATACGCTTGTGGAGTGCACTACTCACTAGATAAATCAATTAATCCCGCTAAGTGTGGTATTTGCCCAGGGTTATTTGAGAACCTGGTTAAAGCGTAG
- a CDS encoding DUF438 domain-containing protein, translating to MSKNVSSRVELIKSLLKEIHRGASLLELREKYKDELGKISPFEILMAEQQLVKEGVQIQEILGLCDLHVELFRESLLKRELRGLKKGHPIDLLMRENEWILKKAEILNLYAQAVLNATDEERARQALKVIEQTLLELKGIRIHYRKVQMLIFPYLERMGINAIPRVMWSREDGVLVKLRSLLLDIQRDERGASMDKMREHAMRAVEISREISELVFRENKILYPATYALLPEGAWAAIHEGAGKIGYLVEVVESQWTPGTEPIYPYEWTPLINGEQVEKLPDEFRRALNQPLNMDDYRIRREGDIELDTGFLSKEEIGAIFRNLPLELTYADVNDRVRFYTESELSRGFVRTKTILGRRLLYCHPPRLEKYVMMNVESLKQGNLKYREFWTAMGERILRVIVVPVKNRNGELLGVLEIVEDLTDVVKKPEEIKKKIMVL from the coding sequence GTGTCAAAAAATGTAAGCAGTCGAGTAGAGCTAATTAAAAGCCTACTAAAGGAAATACATAGGGGGGCGAGCTTACTTGAACTGAGAGAGAAGTACAAAGATGAACTGGGTAAGATATCTCCTTTCGAAATACTTATGGCTGAACAGCAACTGGTTAAAGAGGGCGTTCAAATCCAGGAAATACTTGGTTTATGTGATCTACACGTAGAGCTGTTTCGCGAATCACTATTAAAAAGGGAGTTGAGGGGGCTGAAGAAGGGGCATCCCATAGACTTGCTGATGAGGGAGAACGAGTGGATATTGAAAAAAGCCGAAATACTGAATCTATACGCGCAGGCAGTGTTAAACGCCACTGACGAGGAGAGGGCTAGACAAGCACTAAAGGTGATTGAACAGACCCTATTAGAGCTGAAAGGGATCAGGATCCATTATAGGAAAGTGCAGATGCTGATCTTCCCCTACCTCGAGAGGATGGGCATTAACGCCATTCCACGAGTGATGTGGAGTCGCGAGGACGGCGTTCTCGTTAAGTTAAGATCACTGCTACTGGACATTCAGAGGGATGAACGCGGCGCGAGCATGGATAAGATGCGCGAACACGCTATGAGAGCCGTTGAAATCTCGCGTGAAATTAGCGAACTAGTTTTCAGGGAAAACAAGATACTGTACCCTGCTACCTATGCTTTATTACCGGAAGGTGCTTGGGCCGCTATACATGAAGGTGCCGGCAAGATTGGATACCTAGTTGAAGTAGTCGAGTCACAGTGGACGCCGGGAACAGAGCCCATTTACCCGTACGAGTGGACACCTCTCATTAACGGAGAGCAAGTAGAAAAGCTACCAGATGAGTTTAGGCGGGCCTTAAACCAGCCCCTTAATATGGACGATTACAGGATCAGGCGGGAAGGGGACATAGAGCTGGATACCGGGTTCTTGAGTAAAGAAGAGATCGGGGCCATCTTCAGGAACCTACCGCTTGAACTAACATATGCTGATGTAAACGATAGAGTGAGATTTTACACCGAGAGCGAGCTCTCAAGAGGCTTCGTGAGAACGAAGACCATACTAGGTAGAAGACTTCTTTACTGTCATCCACCGAGGCTCGAGAAGTACGTGATGATGAACGTTGAATCACTCAAACAAGGAAATCTAAAGTATAGGGAGTTCTGGACGGCAATGGGGGAGAGAATCCTAAGGGTTATAGTTGTACCCGTGAAGAACAGGAACGGCGAGCTGCTGGGAGTACTGGAAATAGTTGAGGACTTAACAGATGTGGTGAAAAAACCGGAGGAAATAAAGAAAAAGATCATGGTGTTGTAA